A region from the Cryptococcus gattii WM276 chromosome H, complete sequence genome encodes:
- a CDS encoding RNA helicase, putative (Similar to TIGR gene model, INSD accession AAW45487.1) yields the protein MSVQHYLGTLFQPQPPTLEDSWKAVISSWGSSQFRAQAVDDVEPVLDTSPWPSVLEYLSITGLPSVNLEPPPIESAPESSLSTRADVVDRLRQHIPTTFGSLVNLLSTPRSNDDIQSELIEIMGFEGDALSLIEELLKPGARQNVVDSCLRSTPSEQDKNEARPVQTDKPAYLPNARMTVKKKVKDKKKVIDISDIVGSAEDINRRLQEQIEGPKAMFSEDGPKMIEQEILPHVYTATGNKFVSLSQGGKFALPEGTKREYSDVGRPFPLTTYEEVIIPPANPVPPTKTERPVKIAELSSMAGGCFPKYIQLNRMQSIVQPTAMNTNENMLICAPTGAGKTDVAIMAIIRVLSQHVIDGPTSHPSGFNINRNAFKIIYVAPMKALASEIVSKFAKRLAWLSIKVRELTGDMQLTKQEIEETQIIVTTPEKWDVVTRKPTGEGELASKVKLLIVDEVHLLAEDRGAVIETIVARTLRQVESSQSLIRIVGLSATLPNYVDVGDFLRVNRHQGLFYFDASFRPIPLEQHFIGVSGKPRSTVSARNMDRVVFEKVSELVEAGHQVMVFVHARRDTVKTAQTLKEMALEEGVSTFFQTDGHAKFSQYRAEISKSRNKEMKELFDAGFGIHHAGMLRTDRNMMEKMFGDGCINVLCCTSTLAWGVNLPAHAVIIKGTQVYDTGKGSFMDLSVLDVLQIFGRAGRPGYATSGVGFICTTHDKVDHYVTAVMSQTPIESKFIPGMTDALNAEVALGTITNVQEAMQWLSYTYLFVRMKKNPWVYAMAHDVTKDDPQLGNKRNELIVQAARLLQKARMVRYDDLANTFGITDLGRIAAKYYLRFSTIEIFNSKFNPRMSNADLFQMLCEATEFEQIQLRDSEVEELEAIIGSGVIPLEVAGGAINKRSKVNILLQAHISNVYINDFALVSDAAFVAQNAGRIIRALLEIALSRNWANCSYLLVELSKCIERRQWVYDHGLAQLKVLQRETIHKLTQYTPDSMTISDFRDMTAQENGEFIHMNEKHGQAVLDAAMMFPTVNLTHTLRPITHDLLQITVKVTPQFKWHSKISGSSEPFYVWVQDEEGLNIYQWRNVRITPSTSAIIIDFFLPFDDVPPDSISIISISDKWLWSYEQLVIQLSDLIMPPPPKESTQILSVPFLRRSCFNDPQLEQRYAHTLDTLNTVQSHAFWMLYNTSMNAVISAPVGSGKTLLAEGAVWNTFRHNKESVVLIIVPERYAVHEAVARLRSLCPPKRRVVIKTLFNVSDFEQLLSGGPAIGVTTPFAILSNDKIDNFLNTQRLGLYVFEDLHRLDEVYELAVSKILTFARTARTRIVGTTSSLNDPSDLAEWLGVDPGPLDQWGKPVASQPPALFSFAPSDRDNHISVSIKSFTIPHGPTLLRSMIKPTYDILKSVTGGAIIFVPSVQACATVAADLVTQSGTEMNLNGFLSRPRHEIEPFTERLKDERLFEPMLHGIGYITRDMAPTDLAIVLELFASGIIRAIIAPRQSCWTLPVRGDSVIIMGTQYVHVSARPEDKGAKAKPGKHLVSYSAQELVKMQGFAVASAAPTALGGRMFIMCPAEQQVMISRVLKEGLPLESKILNLLSRRSTSSSSVDPRAIQALTNLFKGRRPPPRPTVDRPLRPDGRKADMMDIVNWSFLSVRAKSNPSYYQLVKRSEAEGISRVIDGWFDSMDGVKVETVEEQRVLTVEEAKAQDDRGDDSEKADVNSDQEDGAAGCEADGTLNLDEAEQSGTESKKS from the exons ATGTCTGTTCAGCATTACCTGGGCACTCTTTTCCAGCCCCAACCTCCAACACTTGAGGATAGTTGGAAAGCTGTTATCTCAAGCTGGGGCTCCTCCCA GTTTCGTGCTCAAGCAGTCGATGATGTTGAGCCAGTCTTGGATACTTCACCATGGCCTTCTGTTCTAGAATATCTATCCATCACTGGTCTGCCATCCGTAAACCTAGAGCCTCCTCCCATCGAATCTGCACCCGAGTCCTCATTATCAACGAGAGCTGATGTGGTCGATCGTTTGCGCCA GCACATTCCTACCACTTTTGGATCACTCGTCAATCTTCTGTCTACTCCGCGCTCAAACGATGATATACAGTCCGAATTGATCGAGATTATGGGGTTCGAGGGCGATGCCCTGTCACTGATCGAGGAATTGTTAAAACCAGGAGCAAGACAAAATGTCGTAGACAGCTGTTTGCGCTCTACCCCT AGTGAGCAAGACAAGAATGAAGCGAGGCCTGTACAGACGGACAAGCCCGCATATCTACCAAATGCGAGGATGACAGTGAAGAAAAAGGTCAAAGATAAGAAAAAGGTCATAGACATCTCAGACATTGTTGGATCCGCCGAAGATATCAACAGAAGGTTGCAAGAGCAGATTGAAGGTCCCAAAGCGATGTTCTCGGAGGATGGTCCC AAAATGATCGAGCAAGAGATTTTGCCACACGTTTACACAGCAACTGGGAACAAGTTCGTCTCTCTTTCCCAAGGTGGAAAGTTCGCCCTTCCTGAAGGTACAAAACGAGAATACTCAGATGTGGGTCGCCCTTTTCCGTTGACG ACATATGAAGAGGTAATTATACCCCCAGCGAATCCTGTGCCGCCCACGAAAACAGAGCGCCCTGTCAAGATTGCTGAATTGTCCTCCATGGCTGGAGGTTGTTTCCCT AAATATATCCAGTTGAATAGGATGCAAAGTATTGTACAGCCCACTGCTATGAACACAAACGAGAACATGTTGATTTGCG CGCCCACTGGCGCC GGTAAAACTGATGTGGCTATCATGGCAATTATCCGTGTTCTGTCTCAGCATGTTATCGACGGTCCTACCTCCCATCCTTCAGGTTTCAACATCAACCGCAACGCTTTCAAAATTATTTACGTTGCTCCCATGAAGGCCCTTGCCTCAGAAATCGTGTCTAAATTTGCAAAGCGTCTTGCATGGCTCAGTATCAAGGTCAGAGAGTTGACTGGAGACATGCAGTTAACAAAGCAAGAGATTGAAGAAACACAAATCATAGTGACAACGCCTGAGAAATGGGATGTAGTGACTAGAAAGCCGACAGGTGAAGGGGAACTGGCTTCTAAAGTCAAGTTGCTTATCGTCGATGAGGTTCACTTGCTTGCAGAAGATCGAGGTGCCGTTATTGAAACTATCGTAGCCAGAACACTAAGACAA GTTGAATCAAGCCAATCTCTTATTCGTATTGTCGGCCTCAGTGCTACGCTGCCGAACTATGTCGATGTTGGAGATTTCTTGAG GGTAAATCGACATCAAGGTCTTTTTTATTTCGACGCTTCTTTCAGACCAATTCCTCTTGAGCAGCATTTTATTGGTGTTTCCGGAAAGCCTCGTTCAACCGTCTCTGCACGTAACATGGATCGAGTCGTTTTTGAAAAG GTTTCTGAACTTGTGGAGGCTGGTCATCAAGTAATGGTGTTTGTGCATGCACGACGAGACACTGTAAAGACTGCACAAACTCTCAAGGAAATGGCCTTAGAAGAAGGTGTCTCCACTTTCTTCCAGACCGATGGCCACGCCAAATTCAGTCAGTACAGAGCAGAGATCTCCAAGTCTAGAAACaaagagatgaaggagcTATTCGATGCCGGATTCGGTATCCACCATGCGGGTATGCTGAGAACAGACCGGAATATGATGGAAAAGATGTTTGGGGATGGTTGCATTAAC GTCCTATGCTGCACCTCAACGTTGGCCTGGGGTGTCAATCTTCCGGCACATGCTGTTATCATCAAAGGAACCCAGGTTTATGACACCGGCAAAGGTTCTTTCATGGATCTCTCTGTCCTCGATGTCCTTCAAATCTTCGGCCGAGCTGGTCGACCTGGATATGCAACAAGTGGTGTCGGCTTTATATGTACCACCCACGACAAAGTTGATCACTATGTGACAGCGGTCATGTCTCAG ACGCCAATCGAATCCAA ATTTATTCCCGGCATGACAGACGCTCTTAACGCTGAGGTAGCGTTAGGAACAATTACTAATGTTCAAGAAGCGATGCAATGGTTGAGTTACACCTATCTCTTCG TTCGCATGAAGAAGAACCCTTGGGTTTATG CCATGGCTCATGATGTCACAAAAGACGACCCGCAACTGGGTAATAAGCGTAACGAGCTTATTGTCCAAGCTGctcgtcttcttcaaaAGGCTAGGATGGTTCGATATGATGATTTGGCCAACACATTCGGTATCACAGATTTAGGTCGGATTGCAGCCAAGTATTACCTCAGGTTCTCCACTATTGAGATTTTCA ACAGTAAATTCAATCCGCGAATGAGCAATGCAGATCTGTTCCAAATGCTATGTGAAGCAACTGAG TTTGAGCAAATTCAGCTTCGAGACAGCGAAGTGGAAGAACTTGAGGCCATTATTGGTAGTGGTGTCATCCCATTGGAAGTTGCT GGCGGTGCGATCAACAAGCGTAGCAAGGTCAACATCCTGCTCCAAGCGCATATCTCCAATGTTTACATTAACGATTTTGCTCTCGTTTCTGACGCGGCATTTGTTGCACAA AATGCCGGACGTATTATTCGCGCCTTGCTTGAGATTGCTCTTAGCCGTAACTGGGCCAATTGTTCCTACCTGCTTGTCGAGCTCAGTAAATGTATTGAACGCCGACAATGGGTTTACGATCATGGTCTCGCCCAGCTCAAGGTGCTCCAGCGTGAAACTATTCACAAACTTACTCAGTATACGCCCGACAGCATGACCATTTCGGATTTTCGAGACATGACTGCTCAAGAGAATGGGGAGTTTATTCATATGAACGAGAAGCATGGGCAGGCTGTCTTGGATGCCGCGATGATGTTCCCAACTGTCAACCTCACCCACACTTTGCGGCCGATTACCCATGATCTGCTACAAATCACTGTCAAGGTCACACCACAATTCAAATGGCATAGCAAGATCTCCGGCAGCAGCGAACCGTTTTATGTATGGGTTcaagatgaagaaggtTTGAATATTTACCAGTGGCGTAATGTCCGAATCACGCCCTCAACTAGCGCTATCATCATCGACTTCTTCCTACCTTTTGATGATGTGCCTCCAGATTCGATATCAATTATCTCTATATCCGACAAATGGTTATGGTCCTACGAGCAGCTCGTCATTCAGCTGAGCGATCTAATAATGCCGCCTCCTCCAAAAGAATCCACTCAAATTCTTAGCGTTCCATTCCTGCGCCGCTCATGCTTCAATGATCCCCAGTTAGAGCAGCGATATGCTCACACGTTGGACACTTTGAATACAGTCCAAAGCCATGCCTTCTGGATGCTTTATAACACTTCTATGAACGCTGTTATCTCTGCTCCTGTTGGAAGCGGAAAGACTCTACTGGCTGAGGGTGCTGTATG GAATACTTTTCGGCATAACAAAGAGTCGGTTGTCTTAATAATAGTGCCTGAGCGCTACGCTGTTCATGAGGCCGTTGCCAGATTGCGAAGTTTATGTCCTCCAAAGCGAAGAGTAGTCATCAAAACTCTCTTTAACGTGTCCGACTTTGAACAACTCCTCTCTGGAGGGCCTGCTATTGGAGTTACGACACCTTTTGCAATCCTGAGCAATGATAAAATAGATAATTTCCTGAATACTCAACGCTTAGGGTTGTATGTCTTTGAAGACCTACACCGTCTCGATGAAGTGTACGAACTTGCCGTGTCAAAAATTTTGACTTTCGCCCGGACTGCACGAACTCGAATTGTTGGGACAACGTCATCTCTCAACGATCCCTCTGATCTTGCTGAATGGCTTGGGGTTGATCCTGGCCCACTGGATCAATGGGGAAAGCCTGTCGCTTCACAACCTCCCGCTTTGTTCAGTTTCGCTCCATCAGATCGGGACAATCATATTTCTGTGTCCATCAAATCGTTCACTATTCCTCATGGTCCTACCTTGCTTCGCTCTATGATCAAACCCACTTATGATATCCTCAAATCCGTAACAGGTGGTGCTATCATATTTGTACCATCCGTTCAAGCTTGTGCAACGGTCGCTGCTGACCTTGTCACTCAATCCGGGACCGAGATGAACCTTAATGGCTTCCTTTCTCGGCCTCGTCACGAGATCGAGCCATTCACTGAACGCTTAAAAGATGAGAGATTGTTTGAACCAATGCTCCATGGCATTGGCTACATTACTCGTGACATGGCACCGACGGACCTTGCCATTGTTCTTGAGCTTTTTGCGAGTGGTATTATCCGTGCTATCATCGCCCCTCGCCAATCGTGTTGGACACTCCCAGTTCGGGGTGACAGTGTCATCATTATGGGTACGCAATACGTACACGTGAGCGCGAGACCGGAAGACAAGGGGGCCAAAGCAAAGCCTGGAAAACATTTAGTAAGCTATTCGGCGCAAGAGTTGGTGAAGATGCAAGGCTTCGCTGTGGCTTCGGCGGCCCCCACTGCCCTGGGTGGAAGGATGTTTATCATGTGCCCAGCAGAGCAGCAAGTCATGATCTCCCGAGTGCTCAAAGAGGGTCTCCCATTAGAATCTAAAATCCTGAATCTTCTTTCACGCAGATcaacatcctcctcttcggTCGACCCAAGAGCTATCCAAGCTCTCACTAACTTATTCAAGGGTCGCAgacctcctcctcgtcctACAGTCGACAGACCCCTCAGACCTGACGGCAGGAAGGCAGACATGATGGACATTGTGAATTGGTCGTTCCTTTCTGTCAGAGCGAAAAGCAATCCTAGCTACTACCAACTCGTCAAAAGGTCAGAAGCGGAAGGTATTTCAAGAGTAATTGACGGGTGGTTTGATTCTATGGACGGAGTAAAGGTGGAGACTGTTGAGGAGCAGAGGGTGCTGACCGTTGAGGAGGCGAAAGCGCAAGACGATAGAGGGGATGACTCGGAGAAAGCAGACGTAAATTCTGACCAAGAGGATGGCGCTGCGGGCTGTGAGGCGGATGGGACGCTAAATCTAGATGAGGCAGAGCAGAGTGGCACTGAGAGCAAAAAGTCGTAG
- a CDS encoding sterol-binding protein (Similar to TIGR gene model, INSD accession AAW45507.1), producing the protein MSDLTETGFKTSDVLSSLASVFEKMPDAEKKSQIKKTNGVFQLNVKNSQGKEAVWVIDMKNEGKVTKGPAKRPDVSIALSDDTFIGLADGKVNAQKAFMTGGLKVKGNIMLAVCLAFSLCFHICS; encoded by the exons ATGTCGGATCTCACTGAAACTGGTTTCAAG ACCAGCGACGTGCTTTCT TCCCTGGCTTCAGTTTTTGAGAAGATGCCCGATGCCGAAAAGAAGAGTCAAATTAAGAAG ACAAATGGAGTCTTTCAGCTTAATGTGAAGAACAGTCaagggaaggaagctgTCTGGGT CATCGATATGAAGAACGAAGGCAAGGTTACGAAAGGTCCCGCCAAGCGCCCCG ATGTCTCAATTGCTCTGAGTGATG ACACCTTCATCGGTCTAGCAGATGGCAAAGTGAATGCCCAAAAAGCCTTCATGACCGGTGGTTTAAAGGTCAAGGGTAAC ATTATGCTTGCGGTATGTCTTGCCTTTTCGCTATGTTTTCATATTTGCAGCTGA
- a CDS encoding Hypothetical Protein (Similar to TIGR gene model, XP_572968.1) yields MRIPLDVAHSVVRALHTIRADSAAGNVTQASVQIPNSQPAWAQPLSPNLAAISIEMDRWQDWAGQKVGQPNQYVNQVLTNLGERTGAMPYLRVGADSQDRATIDLSFEVMNATFPAPTAEVPIPEAAHISIGRDFYALSGNLPDGTTFQWGVNLASLNRTETVAQAALIADVFQGDRANLTANVHLDGLEIGNEPDFYNGGKPGFDATWTPVNYTKTWVDYARGVSEVIQLGGDGPYLTPCAFTGFNAPTWIPQAAIEAGLLYDDDIRAVIKQINAHVYSGAFGYGYPLTPVGGLMDKATVRTNLTMRANEVTAAKSEGLQYVFSEGNSYANHGQPGTSNTAESAIWGVDWMLQLASMGVERMHFHHGVGYRYNFFQPVATDADFNDGLNLTSRAHILPLYHAALIVNEAIGTNNNSYVAEISTANDNVVAYGIWEGKELVRMVVANTQVYTTDNEAAQQGRNKTDVSLVGAEGRNATVKRLFAPQTTAMRGITWAGQSFDTEDGKPTGQVTQESLNNGVLEIEASSVALISFN; encoded by the exons ATGCGAATCCCCCTCGACGTTGCACACTCGGTAGTTCGTGCTTTGCACACCATCCGTGCCGACTCTGCCGCGGGCAATGTTACCCAAGCTTCGGTTCAGATCCCTAACAGCCAACCGGCATGGGCCCAACCCCTTTCCCCCAACTTGGCTGCCATTTCTATCGAGATGGATCGATGGCAAGATTGGGCAGGACAAAAAGTTGGACAACCAAACCAGTATGTCAATCAGGTACTCACCAATTTGGGAGAACGTACCGGTGCAATGCCCTACCTCAGGGTCGGAG CCGACTCCCAAGATCGTGCGACGATCGACTTGTCCTTTGAGGTGATGAACGCCACTTTCCCCGCACCTACGGCAGAGGTACCCATTCCTGAAGCAGCTCACATCTCCATCGGCCGTGACTTTTACGCACTTTCAGGTAATCTTCCCGATGGTACAACTTTCCAATGGGGTGTCAATCTCGCAAGTCTCAACCGCACTGAGACTGTTGCGCAAGCGGCTCTGATCGCCGACGTTTTCCAAGGAGACCGGGCTAATTTGACTGCCAATGTCCATCTCGATGGTTTGGAGATCGGTAACGAGCCCGATTTCTACAATGGTGGGAAACCAGGATTCGATGCGACGTGGACCCCTGTGAATTACACTAAAACATGGGTTGATTACGCCAGAGGCGTATCCGAAGTCATTCAGTTGGGTGGTGATGGTCCCTACCTTACTCCTTGTGCATTCACAGGTTTCAACGCTCCCACCTGGATACCTCAAGCTGCTATTGAGGCTGGGCTTTTGTACGATGACGACATCCGAGCTGTTATCAAGCAGATTAATGCGCACGTCTACTCCGGCGCTTTCGGTTACGGTTACCCTTTGACCCCTGTGGGCGGTTTGATGGACAAGGCTACCGTGCGAACGAACCTTACTATGCGTGCCAATGAGGTGACAGCTGCCAAGAGTGAGGGCCTACAATACGTCTTT TCTGAAGGTAATTCATACGCCAA CCACGGTCAGCCTGGTACCAGTAACACCGCGGAAAGCGCCATATGGGGTGTTGACTGGATGCTCCAACTTGCTTCTATGGGCGTTGAGCGTATGCACTTCCACCACGGTGTCGGATACCGTTACAATTTCTTCCAACCCGTCGCTACCGATGCGGACTTCAACGATGGACTCAACTTGACCAGTCGCGCTCACATCTTACCCCTTTACCATGCCGCTCTTATCGTCAATGAAGCAATTGGCACCAACAACAACTCTTACGTTGCCGAAATTAGTACCGCAAACGACAACGTGGTGGCATATGGTATTTGGGAAGGTAAAGAATTGGTCCGAATGGTAGTTGCAAACACCCAGGTTTACACTACCGACAATGAAGCAGCTCAACAGGGAAGGAACAAGACTGATGTCAGCCTCGTGGGGGCTGAGGGAAGGAACGCAACTGTGAAGAGGTTGTTTGCCCCTCAAACCACTGCAATGCGCGGAAT TACTTGGGCTGGTCAGTCTTTCGACACCGAAGACGGCAAACCAACCGGACAAGTCACCCAGGAGTCCCTTAACAACGGCGTCCTTGAAATTGAAGCGTCTTCCGTTGCTCTTATCAGCTTCAACTAA
- a CDS encoding uncharacterized protein (Similar to TIGR gene model, INSD accession AAW45368.1) — translation MGSELPSHNVFPNNPAPLASCITSIPVTTSSATPLPSFRQSQFGKVSTPHAANVTFPDVPTPSFDEYTPAGPSTRSIAISNSKHPHETTSPRRRAHTVDTPENIPSPVDTPDTARAVIGAFGRSPRDDPATPGPLGLLPLKGGANKRFQNVSKHFQIFVAKKKGGAAGGKKGANEKGKQPMEKIPSHGLGGGILRGLRICLPPGDKPMSIQQQAWDQIIELGGTVVLYPDKATTHVIYDSGNRTKAKLAKLLRLRSLDELPGVLLPVENFRSFHVDSLFPRIMSTGSVDQRNPILATLADQRFKRDSISHHAVETEHTTSKGSGWKKGEEDQRDALDEMIEGVKDGSLSEDETAHLPSDDHAIEDEIDSAARFSKGGQEKSRKNEKGPNEWLAEKFDQLHDLYEGQVGKNPHSIRQYRNAVAVQINEFISGVPGRAFYEDNEHARCIAVFKDIYGVGRQYANELYRMGARTITDLRTGRFPLSPGQQIGLALYEDLRSRIPREECRQIFELIKLEAKTVDEKLWVEIMGSYRRGSESSGDVDILITRDDTDGKTHKGAIKELVDKLKAKGVITHELSAPHDWNALEAKWMGVGRVGQSAIYRRIDILCVPYESWGASLIYFTGNELFNRSLRLYARKLGYSLNQRGLYRNVVRARDGTKVLEGDRVASRTEEEIFHELGLRWRHPHHRRP, via the exons ATGGGCTCTGAGCTGCCTAGTCATAATGTTTTCCCCAATAATCCTGCCCCGTTGGCTTCCTGTATAACTTCTATTCCAGTGACCACTTCATCAGCAACTCCCTTGCCTTCGTTTCGCCAATCTCAATTTGGGAAAGTGTCGACTCCACATGCAGCGAATGTGACTTTTCCTGACGTCCCAACGCCGAGTTTTGATGAATATACGCCTGCAGGCCCGTCAACCAGGTCAATAGCAATCAGCAATTCCAAGCATCCACACGAGACGACATCCCCACGCCGACGTGCTCACACTGTCGATACACCTGAAAACATACCTTCACCGGTTGACACACCAGATACCGCGCGTGCTGTAATTGGCGCATTCGGTCGAAGTCCCCGCGATGATCCAGCTACACCAGGTCCATTAGGATTACTGCCCTTGAAAGGTGGGGCAAACAAGAGATTTCAAAACGTCAGCAAGCATTTTCAGATCTTCGTGGCGAAGAAAAAAGGTGGTGCTGCAGGGGGAAAGAAAGGGGCAAATGAAAAGGGAAAACAGCCCATGGAGAAGATTCCCAGTCACGGTCTCGGAGGGGGTATTCTCCGAGGGCTGCGCATTTGCCTTCCTCCGGGGGATAAACCGATGTCTATTCAACAACAGGCGTGGGACCAG ATTATAGAGCTTGGTGGTACGGTCGTCCTGTACCCGGACAAAGCTACTACACATGTCATATACGACAGCGGTAACAGAACGAAAGCCAAACTTGCTAAACTTCTTCGTCTTCGATCCTTGGATGAACTGCCG GGTGTTTTACTACCAGTTGAGAATTTCCGCAGCTTTCACGTAGATTCATTGTTCCCTAGGATAATGTCCACTGGTAGCGTCGATCAACGTAACCCCATATTGGCTACTCTGGCCGATCAGAGATTCAAACG GGATTCTATCTCTCATCATGCGGTTGAGACTGAGCATACTACTTCCAAGGGCTCTGGATGGAAAAAGGGCGAGGAAGACCAGAGAGATGCTTTAGACGAAATGATTGAAGGCGTAAAGGACGGAAGCCTGTCTGAGGATGAG ACTGCTCATCTTCCAAGCGATGATCACGCTATTGAGGACGAGATCGACTCAGCAGCGAGATTCAGCAAGGGCGGACAGGAGAAGAGTAGAAAGAACGAGAAGGGACCCAACGAATGGTTAGCTGAGAAATTTGACCAATTACATGACTTGTATGAAGGTCAGGTGGGGAAGAATCCACATTCAATCAGACAGTACCGTAATG CGGTTGCGGTTCAGATCAATGAGTTTATCTCTGGAGTACCTGGCCGCGCCTTCTATGAAGATAATGAGCATGCTCGTTGTATAGCCGTATTCAAAGATATATACGGCGTCG GTCGGCAGTATGCTAATGAACTATACCGGATGGGTGCTCGTACCATAACTGACCTCCGCACCGGTCGTTTCCCCCTTTCTCCCGGCCAACAAATTGGTCTCGCTCTATATGAAGATCTCAGATCCCGAATACCTCGCGAGGAGTGTAGGCAAATCTTTGAGCTCATAAAACTGGAAGCCAAGACTGTAGATGAGAAGTTGTGGGTGGAGATCATGGGCAGTTACAGACGAGGATCAGAATCCAGCGGCGATGTCGATATCCTTATCACTAGGGACGACACTGATGGTAAGACCCACAAAGGAGCAATCAAGGAGTTGGTAGACAAGTTGAAGGCCAAGGGAGTAATCACTCACGAA CTGAGCGCGCCTCATGATTGGAATGCGTTGGAGGCGAAGTGGATGGGGGTAGGAAGGGTGGGACAGAGTGCTATTTATAGACGTATCG ATATATTGTGTGTGCCATATGAGTCTTGGGGAGCTTCTTTGATTTATTTCACTG GTAATGAGCTT TTCAATCGTTCCCTGCGATTATATGCGAGGAAATTGGGATATAGCCTGAATCAGCGAGGTCTGTATCGTAATGTGGTCAGAGCTAGGGATGGAACTAAAGTGTTGGAAG GTGATCGCGTAGCATCAAGgactgaagaagaaatcTTCCACGAGCTGGGGCTGAGGTGGAG acatcctcatcatcgtaGACCTTAA
- a CDS encoding uncharacterized protein (Similar to TIGR gene model, INSD accession AAW45366.1) has translation MPDQYSAASASNPSLTQKLTDLRSLLSTQKTVILVTHAPNGRLHGRVMAIAEITKDWKFFFIYDRESYKEQEVDNDFHVNISIDAMAYNKGWASIAGRAKRINSPEVIQRLYNPTVKAWFADKGDGVHDGSANDPRVGALEVSIDEVRHFHQEKTVIGTVIDVVASAVKGETATPGDIRQISGEEIASAWAKGELKEP, from the exons ATGCCTGACCAATACTCTGCCGCATCCGCCTCTAACCCCTCTCTCACTCAAAAGCTTACCGACCTCCgatctcttctctccacCCAAAAGACAGTCATACTTGTAACCCATGCCCCTAATGGCCGTTTGCATGGGCGTGTAATGGCTATCGCTGAGATCACTAAGGATTGGAaattcttcttcatttACGACCGGGAGAGTTACAAGGAGCAGGAAGTTGACAATGA CTTCCATGTTAACATAAGTATCGACGCTATGGCATATAATAAGGGTTGGGCCTCTATCGCCGGAAGAGCCAA GAGGATCAACTCCCCAGAGGTTATTCAAAGGTTGTACAACCCCACCGTCAAGGCGTGGTTTGCCGACAAGGGTGATGGCGTCCACGACGGTTCTGCCAATGACCCTCGTGTGGGTGCACTTGAGGTCTCCATTGACGAAGTCAGACACTTCCACCAGGAGAAGACTGTTATTGGCACTGTCATTGACGTAGTCGCCTCTGCAGTCAAAGGCGAGACCGCCACACCAGGAGATATCAGGCAAATTTCTGGTGAAGAGATCGCTAGCGCTTGGGCCAAGGGAGAGTTGAAGGAGCCTTAA
- a CDS encoding manganese superoxide dismutase, putative (Similar to TIGR gene model, INSD accession AAW45365.1) has product MITAITRTALPRTTLRTSLATMSTIRAKHTLPPLPYAYDALEPSISSEIMNLHHTKHHQTYVNGLNAAEESLQKAAAAGDVKAAIALQPALKFNGGGHINHSLFWKNLAPTGSAQVKVPTSGVFHDHVEADFGGFKNLKKEMNAKTAAIQGSGWGWLGYNKDTKKLEIVTTPNQDPLLSHVPIIGIDIWEHAFYLQYKNVKPDYLNAIWDVINYEEAESRLKAAL; this is encoded by the exons ATGATCACTGCTATCACTCGAACCGCCCTTCCCCGAACTACTCTCCGCACTTCTCTCGCTACCATGTCCACCATTAGGGCCAAGCACACCCTCCCCCCTCTCCCTTACGCCTACGAT GCGTTGGAgccttccatctcttctgAGATTATGAACCTCCATCACACCAAGCATCACCAGACTTACGTCAACGGTCTTAACGCTGCCGAGGAGTCTCTCCAGAAGGCCGCTGCGGCTGGTGATGTTAAGGCTGCTATTGCCCTTCAGCCCGCCCTCAAATTCAACGGTGGTGGTCACAT TAATCACTCT CTCTTCTGGAAGAACCTTGCTCCCACCGGCTCTGCTCAGGTCAAGGTTCCCACCTCCGGTGTCTTCCATGACCACGTCGAGGCTGACTTTGGTGGCTTCAAGAACCTCAAGAAGGAAATGAATGCCAAGACTGCTGCCATCCAAGGCTCTGGCTGGGGCTGGCTCGGCTACAACAAGGACACCAAGAAGCTCGAGATTGTCACTACTCCCAACCAGGACCCTCTCTTGT CCCACGTCCCTATCATTGGCATTGACATCTGGGAGCATGC TTTCTACCTTCAGTACAAGAACGTCAAGCCCGATTACCTCAACGCCATCTGGGACGTTATCAACTACGAGGAGGCCGAGAGTCGTCTCAAGGCTGCCCTGTGA